One stretch of Eupeodes corollae chromosome 2, idEupCoro1.1, whole genome shotgun sequence DNA includes these proteins:
- the LOC129944267 gene encoding LIM and SH3 domain protein Lasp isoform X1 has protein sequence MNKTCARCNKIVYPIEELKCLDKTWHKTCFKCTECGMTLNMKTYKGYNKSPYCEAHIPKAKATAIADTPELKRIAENTKIQSNVKYHADFEKAKGKFTQVADDPETLRIKQNTKIISNVAYHGDLEKKAAMEKQRETAEVGDSRDQESEYFSETLAAEQLSQYTPVSPIPPQTLPPPPIQHQQQNTASIIPSNQAAQISPQSYSSQPLPSSSSSPPSSINQRQQQQQLLQQQTQQHYQQPMSAQIIKTNAQNNTQQIYSHQQQHYPQQPPKQPPQQQLQQTATKQTSHLYPHHAPQQPSHTIGNSSSAVGGSNNDNYQQQQQQQQQLVATNNYNQLRSSILQNSHNPTGGYQLDPASGYYDQYDNYARPAPTKQPQQQQQQQHQQHQQQQQSYTNNNMSSYGNPNSNLVPPQKHQHNNYGYQQQATQQFINSQQTGAYNHYNNSTTPNNSTGTTNGGLNMNGSGNRMMGVSSTGVGSGGSGGGSILSGGGIGVMNSQQTGTAQTPGGGSGGGSIGKIADYDPLTDGPRNIPNTTRPSTTLIYSSDRGSVSNAYPKRVGSIADIDPANGVYGSLTESQAAQHQQQQYYQQQLHLLQQQQQHHQNQVRQHQQQQQHQQQQLQQQQQQQQHQQQQQQQAHQHQHHHQQQQQHQLAQNKQNMRVYRALYDYEAQDTDEVSFREGDVIFEVDSVDSGWMTGKVERTGETGMLPANYVEHAVI, from the exons GCACATTCCAAAAGCGAAAGCAACAGCAATCGCAGATACTCCTGAATTGAAGAGAATAgcagaaaacacaaaaatccaATCGAATGTGAAATATCACGCTGACTTTGAGAAGGCTAAGGGAAAATTTACACAa gtCGCAGATGATCCTGAAACCCTTAGAATcaagcaaaatacaaaaatcatatcAAATGTTGCCTACCATGGTGATTTGGAAAAGAAGGCTGCCATGGAGAAACAAAGGGAAACAGCTGAAGTGGGTGATTCTAGAG ACCAAGAATCCGAATATTTCTCTGAGACTCTTGCGGCCGAACAATTATCACAATATACCCCAGTTTCACCAATTCCACCACAAACATTGCCACCTCCACCaatacaacaccaacaacaaaataccGCTTCAATTATTCCAAGCAATCAAGCGGCGCAAATATCCCCTCAATCTTATAGTAGCCAACCTCTTCCTTCATCATCCTCATCACCGCCGTCTTCTATAAATCAAagacaacaacagcaacaactatTGCAACAACAGACACAACAACACTATCAGCAACCTATGTCagcacaaataataaaaactaacgCACAAAACAACACACAACAGATTTACTCTCACCAACAGCAGCATTATCCACAACAACCTCCCAAGCAACCACCCCAACAACAGTTACAGCAGACTGCTACAAAGCAGACATCACATTTGTATCCGCATCACGCCCCACAGCAACCATCACATACAATTGGGAATAGTAGCAGTGCCGTTGGAGGCAGCAACAACGATAactatcaacaacaacaacagcagcaacaacaactcgttgctaccaacaatTACAATCAACTGAGGTCTTCGATCTTGCAAAATTCCCATAATCCAACTGGTGGATATCAACTGGACCCAGCATCGGGATATTACGACCAATACGACAACTATGCTCGTCCTGCACCAACTAAACAAccacaacagcagcagcaacaacaacaccaacaacatcagcaacaacaacaatcgtacaccaacaacaacatgaGCTCCTATGGCAATCCTAACTCAAACCTGGTACCACCGCAAAAGCATCAGCACAACAACTATGGATATCAACAACAAGCAACTCAACAATTCATCAACAGTCAGCAAACAGGAGCTTACAACCATTACAACAATTCAACAACGCCAAACAATTCGACTGGTACGACTAATGGGGGCTTGAATATGAATGGTAGTGGAAATCGCATGATGGGGGTTAGTAGTACAGGTGTTGGTAGTGGTGGTAGTGGGGGTGGAAGCATACTAAGTGGGGGTGGTATTGGGGTAATGAACAGCCAACAGACAGGAACGGCACAAACACCTGGTGGTGGTAGTGGTGGCGGTAGCATTGGCAAAATAGCCGACTACGACCCACTTACCGACGGTCCACGAAATATACCGAACACGACACGGCCCAGCACAACACTTATCTATAGTTCTGATCGTGGATCAG TGAGCAACGCATATCCTAAACGCGTTGGTTCGATTGCGGACATTGATCCAGCTAATGGAGTATATGGTTCTCTAACAGAATCACAAGCAGCTCAACACCAACAGCAACAATATTATCAACAACAATTGCATTTgcttcaacaacaacagcaacatcatCAAAATCAAGTAAggcaacatcaacaacaacaacagcatcagcaacaacaacttcagcagcagcaacaacaacagcaacatcagcagcagcaacaacaacaagcacaccaacatcaacatcatcatcaacaacaacaacaacatcaacttGCGCAAAATAAGCAAAACATG cgGGTGTATCGCGCTCTATATGATTATGAGGCACAGGACACTGACGAAGTTAGCTTCCGGGAAGGTGATGTTATTTTCGAAGTCGATTCCGTTGATTCTGGCTGGATGACAGGCAAAGTGGAACGGACTGGAGAGACTGGTATGCTTCCAGCTAATTACGTAGAACATgcagtaatttaa